In one Thermodesulfobacteriota bacterium genomic region, the following are encoded:
- a CDS encoding alpha/beta hydrolase — MSEEKWEHNFVEVNGIRMHYVSAGSGPLVLLLHGFPEFWYSWRHQIPVLSENFHVVAPDMRGYNKTDKPSRIEDYSATNLIGDVAGLIQKLSPDDKKAILVGHDWGGAIAWMVAMFEPQLIEKLIILNVGHPGARNRKGFLDFDQMKRSWYMFFFLLPEVPEEVLSRDDFEVLKKMVFDIASRKEAFSEEDVEKYVSSWKEPGALTGAINYYRAIPNASYWKELGKPRNFPPIKAPTLLIWGEDDPFLGKQLTENTEEFIDAPFRLEFIQNCSHWVQQEAPDEVSRLILDFLGVG; from the coding sequence GTGTCTGAAGAGAAATGGGAACATAATTTTGTCGAGGTAAACGGCATTCGCATGCATTATGTAAGCGCCGGGTCAGGGCCGCTCGTTTTGCTGCTCCACGGGTTTCCCGAGTTTTGGTACTCCTGGCGCCATCAAATTCCAGTCCTGTCTGAAAATTTCCATGTAGTTGCGCCGGACATGCGGGGATACAATAAAACGGACAAACCGTCCAGGATAGAAGACTATTCCGCTACCAACCTCATCGGTGATGTTGCCGGTCTAATCCAAAAACTATCTCCCGATGACAAAAAGGCTATACTCGTTGGACACGATTGGGGCGGGGCGATTGCTTGGATGGTGGCGATGTTCGAGCCCCAGCTAATAGAAAAGCTAATTATATTGAATGTGGGACACCCGGGCGCACGCAACCGGAAGGGCTTTCTTGACTTCGACCAGATGAAAAGGAGCTGGTACATGTTTTTCTTTCTGTTACCCGAGGTCCCGGAGGAGGTTCTGTCACGAGATGATTTTGAGGTCTTGAAGAAGATGGTTTTTGACATCGCTTCGAGAAAGGAAGCATTCTCCGAAGAGGATGTCGAAAAATACGTTTCCAGTTGGAAGGAGCCGGGGGCTCTAACCGGAGCGATAAACTATTATAGGGCCATTCCCAATGCTTCATACTGGAAAGAACTGGGGAAACCCCGGAATTTCCCGCCAATCAAGGCCCCGACGCTCCTTATTTGGGGAGAGGATGACCCCTTCCTCGGCAAGCAGCTCACCGAGAATACGGAAGAATTCATCGATGCCCCGTTTCGTCTTGAATTCATCCAAAACTGTAGCCATTGGGTGCAGCAGGAAGCCCCCGATGAGGTTAGCAGATTGATACTGGATTTTTTGGGTGTTGGTTAG
- a CDS encoding Fic family protein produces the protein MDPTNFKNSSAGRCINTLKDYWAFVPNPLPPEIKYDKELIRLLSEADRLLGELSGTGRLLANPYLLIAPYIRREAVSSSRIEGTQAALSDLFFFEAAETEEPKVPDVREVHNYVQAMEYGLTRLKDLPISTRLIKEIHKILMKGVRGEQLTPGELRQSQNWIGPPGCLLNEAIYVPPPVEEMNQALGEWEEYLNLDQDEAPLIQCALMHYQFEAIHPFLDGNGRIGRLLITFFLCERGYLTQPLLYLSAFFERFRNEYYSRLLDVSQKGEWRRWIEFFLRGVTIQSRGAISDAKKILDLHAKYQKKLERTKKIPESAHRLVDEIFLNPVISISGLSKKWNIPFISVKRGVSRLMEIGFLEEVKGRKRNKLFLASELMRVLSGSENNRH, from the coding sequence GTGGATCCTACAAACTTTAAAAATTCTTCTGCCGGAAGGTGTATAAACACTTTAAAAGACTATTGGGCATTCGTGCCAAATCCGTTACCGCCAGAAATAAAATATGATAAAGAGTTAATACGTCTTCTTTCCGAGGCCGATAGGCTGCTAGGGGAATTGTCAGGTACTGGGAGGTTACTGGCAAACCCATATCTCCTCATCGCGCCTTATATCAGGCGTGAGGCGGTTTCAAGTTCACGAATCGAGGGCACTCAAGCTGCGCTAAGCGATCTATTTTTCTTTGAGGCCGCTGAAACAGAGGAACCAAAAGTCCCTGATGTTCGTGAGGTCCACAATTATGTCCAGGCAATGGAATATGGACTTACGCGTCTAAAAGACTTGCCTATTTCTACTAGGTTAATAAAGGAGATTCATAAGATTTTAATGAAAGGTGTTCGAGGTGAACAGCTTACACCTGGAGAGCTACGCCAGAGTCAGAACTGGATAGGCCCACCGGGGTGCTTGCTCAACGAGGCTATATATGTGCCGCCACCTGTGGAAGAGATGAATCAAGCACTAGGTGAGTGGGAAGAATACCTAAATTTAGACCAGGACGAGGCTCCTTTAATCCAATGTGCTCTTATGCATTACCAGTTTGAGGCTATTCATCCATTTCTTGACGGCAATGGCCGTATTGGAAGACTCTTAATCACTTTCTTTCTCTGTGAAAGAGGATACTTAACTCAACCGCTCCTTTATCTATCGGCATTCTTTGAACGATTCAGGAATGAGTATTATTCCAGATTGCTTGATGTTAGTCAGAAAGGAGAGTGGAGAAGATGGATAGAATTTTTCCTACGTGGTGTAACAATTCAGTCAAGAGGTGCTATATCGGATGCTAAAAAGATACTTGATTTACATGCCAAGTATCAGAAGAAGCTTGAAAGAACCAAAAAAATCCCCGAATCTGCGCATAGGTTGGTTGACGAGATTTTTCTTAATCCGGTTATTTCAATTTCTGGTCTTAGTAAAAAATGGAATATACCATTTATTTCCGTGAAAAGGGGAGTTTCGAGGCTTATGGAAATAGGATTCCTCGAAGAGGTAAAGGGCAGGAAAAGAAACAAACTTTTCTTGGCCTCTGAGCTGATGCGAGTGCTATCAGGCTCAGAAAATAATAGACATTAA
- a CDS encoding response regulator transcription factor: MAVAKEINVGKNGTPIRVTVACNYSLLREGLSKILEEDECIEIVAKASNLPDLVKSWKDLKFDILLVDLDLLGLNLAKLLDLLKKNKDTKVILIVADNYDEDMLLSAIRHGVRGYISQNIDSNQLTKAIKVVSNGELWVERKVIAKVLESFSSSPPKGKGKSLYSLTEAETKIVKLVFSGLNNKDIARDIFLSEKTVKFHLYKIYRKLSVKSRSQLILYGLKKGFNN, from the coding sequence ATGGCTGTGGCAAAAGAAATTAATGTCGGGAAAAACGGTACCCCCATCAGGGTTACGGTAGCCTGTAATTACTCGCTATTGAGGGAGGGGCTGAGCAAGATATTGGAGGAAGACGAATGTATAGAGATAGTGGCTAAGGCCTCTAATTTGCCGGATCTGGTTAAGTCATGGAAAGACCTTAAATTCGACATTCTGCTTGTCGACCTTGACCTCTTGGGATTAAACCTGGCCAAGTTGCTAGACTTGCTCAAAAAGAACAAGGATACCAAGGTAATTCTAATAGTGGCCGATAACTACGATGAAGATATGCTACTAAGTGCCATTCGCCATGGAGTAAGAGGGTACATATCACAAAATATAGACTCAAACCAGCTTACCAAAGCGATTAAAGTCGTGAGCAACGGAGAGCTTTGGGTGGAAAGAAAGGTGATAGCGAAGGTCCTGGAATCCTTCTCCTCCTCCCCCCCTAAAGGGAAGGGTAAATCTCTATATAGCCTCACCGAAGCCGAGACAAAGATCGTGAAATTGGTTTTTAGCGGTTTAAACAACAAGGACATAGCCAGGGATATATTTTTAAGCGAAAAAACAGTGAAGTTTCATCTTTACAAGATTTACCGGAAGCTTTCCGTTAAAAGCAGGTCTCAGCTCATACTCTATGGCTTAAAGAAAGGATTTAATAACTGA
- a CDS encoding acyloxyacyl hydrolase — translation MPLLVLFTDNEMRRLIGKRFGLWLILLVYSFSLLFLFFPARSEDSPRNRFGKGKNYVSLISGYGDGFSIGFVGDQDGRKVELLAIFPSIGFGLSDMKAVNKWYRGNFDLLVEGQFITNFEPERGASVGANFMMRYNFLARERLIPYAGLGAGIGYLDFNLESQEDGLIFYPQTGLGLHYFLTNQVAVDASWRVHHMSNSGTNMPNRSINTNLFLLGVSVFLD, via the coding sequence TTGCCACTTCTCGTGCTATTCACCGACAATGAAATGCGAAGGCTCATCGGCAAAAGATTCGGACTGTGGCTAATCCTGCTGGTGTACTCTTTCAGTCTTCTCTTTCTCTTTTTCCCGGCAAGGTCCGAGGACTCCCCTCGGAACCGTTTCGGTAAAGGTAAAAACTACGTGAGTTTGATATCCGGTTATGGAGATGGCTTCTCTATCGGCTTTGTCGGCGACCAGGACGGACGTAAAGTGGAGCTTCTGGCCATCTTTCCAAGCATTGGCTTTGGCCTCTCCGATATGAAGGCGGTAAACAAGTGGTACAGAGGAAATTTTGACCTCCTGGTCGAGGGGCAATTCATCACCAACTTCGAGCCAGAGAGAGGAGCATCAGTAGGTGCAAACTTCATGATGAGATACAATTTCCTCGCCCGGGAACGATTGATACCATACGCTGGATTAGGTGCAGGTATCGGCTATCTCGATTTCAATCTTGAGAGTCAGGAGGACGGTCTTATATTTTATCCTCAAACCGGGTTAGGTCTTCATTATTTTCTGACCAATCAGGTAGCGGTAGATGCCTCCTGGCGAGTACATCATATGTCCAACTCCGGCACAAACATGCCCAACCGAAGCATAAACACCAACCTTTTCCTGCTGGGGGTTAGTGTGTTTTTGGATTGA